In a single window of the Caulobacter soli genome:
- a CDS encoding LysR substrate-binding domain-containing protein, which produces MPDLNDYLLYAAVVTHGGFAPASRALRQPKSTLSRRIAQLETRLGVRLIERTTRRFRVTEVGQAFYERCRIVALDVEQADAVAAEAKSEPHGLIRFSCPTGLVETLSATLPQFLARFPKVRLQVIAVDRAVDLIDERIDVALRVRTVLTTDAALTMRTLGRSRRILVAGPQLAARCRDLAIDQLSTLPTLSPTDQSGELVWDLLGPDGATCAVRHEPRMTCGDFLALRDAAAANTGVAFLPDHVCKADLINGRLVQVFPDWRSEDGIVHIVFTTRRGLPPAVRAFIDHLAAVFSRDRPVG; this is translated from the coding sequence ATGCCCGACCTGAACGACTACCTGCTCTACGCCGCCGTGGTGACCCATGGCGGCTTCGCGCCCGCCAGCCGCGCCCTGCGCCAGCCGAAGTCGACGCTGAGCCGCCGCATAGCCCAGTTGGAGACGCGGCTGGGCGTCCGCCTAATCGAGCGCACCACCCGGCGCTTTCGGGTTACCGAGGTCGGCCAGGCCTTCTACGAGCGCTGCCGGATCGTGGCCCTGGACGTTGAGCAGGCCGACGCCGTCGCCGCCGAGGCCAAGAGCGAACCGCACGGCCTGATCCGCTTCAGTTGCCCCACCGGCCTGGTCGAGACCCTGTCGGCGACCCTGCCGCAGTTCCTGGCCCGGTTCCCCAAGGTGCGGCTGCAGGTGATCGCGGTCGACCGCGCCGTGGACCTGATCGACGAGCGGATCGACGTCGCTCTGCGGGTGCGCACCGTGCTGACCACCGACGCGGCTCTGACCATGCGCACCCTGGGCCGCTCGCGCCGCATCCTGGTGGCCGGACCGCAACTGGCCGCGCGCTGCCGCGACCTGGCCATCGACCAGCTTTCGACCCTGCCCACGCTCAGCCCCACCGATCAGTCGGGCGAACTGGTCTGGGACCTCCTGGGGCCGGACGGCGCGACCTGCGCGGTCCGCCACGAGCCGCGCATGACCTGCGGCGACTTCCTGGCCCTGCGCGACGCGGCGGCGGCCAATACCGGCGTCGCCTTCCTGCCCGATCACGTCTGCAAGGCCGACCTGATCAACGGTCGCCTGGTCCAGGTCTTCCCCGACTGGCGGTCCGAGGACGGGATCGTCCACATCGTCTTCACCACCCGACGCGGCCTGCCGCCGGCCGTGCGAGCGTTCATCGATCACCTGGCCGCCGTGTTCAGCCGCGATCGGCCGGTGGGGTAG
- a CDS encoding alpha-glucosidase has product MLDDQPAPRPWWKDAVVYQIYPRSFLDTNGDGVGDLPGITARLDYLKDLGVDVVWLSPHFDSPNADNGYDIRDYRKVMAQFGTMADFDAMLAGMTARGMRLIIDLVVNHSSDEHAWFVESRKSRDNPYRDYYIWRDGKEGGPPNNYGAFFGGPAWTFDEGSGQYYLHYFAAKQPDLNWENPKVREEVHDLMRFWLDKGVSGFRMDVIPFISKQPGLPDLTPEQRRAPQFVYAAGPKLHDHLREMRREVLDHYDTLTVGEAFGVTPDAARDLMDSRRGELNLVINFDIVRMDIDGWRKTTWTLPRLKALYTQLDQAAEPFGWNTQFLSNHDNPRSVSHFGDDDPAWVERSAKVINTLILTQRGTPFLYQGEELGMTNYPFQTLDDFDDLEVSGRWRDVKHRVSEEEYLANARAMGRDNSRTPMQWTAGPSGGFTTGRPWLAVNPNTAAINAEDQAARPDSVLAHTRALIAWRRGCVDLREGDYRDIDPDHEQVFAYRRGGLLVLLNFGRDTVRYAVPAEHPISGVAFGAAGIEAQTVTLDGWTSAILTVGAG; this is encoded by the coding sequence CAGCCCGCACTTCGACAGCCCCAACGCCGACAACGGCTACGACATCCGCGACTATCGCAAGGTGATGGCCCAGTTCGGGACCATGGCCGACTTCGACGCCATGCTGGCCGGGATGACGGCGCGCGGCATGCGGCTGATCATCGACCTGGTGGTCAATCACTCCAGCGACGAGCACGCCTGGTTCGTCGAGAGCCGCAAGAGCCGCGATAATCCGTACAGGGATTACTACATCTGGCGTGACGGCAAGGAAGGCGGCCCGCCCAACAACTACGGCGCCTTCTTCGGCGGCCCGGCCTGGACCTTCGACGAGGGCAGCGGCCAATACTACCTGCACTATTTCGCCGCCAAGCAACCGGACCTGAACTGGGAAAACCCCAAGGTTCGCGAGGAGGTCCATGACCTCATGCGGTTCTGGCTCGACAAGGGCGTGTCGGGCTTTCGGATGGACGTCATTCCGTTCATTTCCAAGCAGCCCGGCCTGCCCGACCTGACGCCGGAGCAGCGCCGCGCGCCGCAGTTCGTCTACGCCGCCGGCCCCAAGCTGCACGACCATCTGCGCGAGATGCGCCGCGAGGTCCTGGACCACTACGACACCCTGACCGTCGGCGAGGCCTTCGGTGTCACGCCCGACGCGGCCCGCGACCTGATGGACAGCCGGCGCGGCGAGCTGAACCTGGTGATCAATTTCGACATCGTGCGGATGGACATCGACGGCTGGCGCAAGACCACCTGGACCCTGCCCCGGCTGAAGGCGCTCTACACCCAGCTGGACCAGGCGGCGGAGCCGTTCGGCTGGAACACCCAGTTCCTGTCCAACCACGACAACCCGCGCTCGGTCTCGCATTTCGGCGACGACGATCCAGCCTGGGTCGAGCGCTCGGCGAAGGTGATCAACACCCTGATCCTGACCCAGCGCGGCACGCCGTTCCTCTATCAGGGCGAGGAGCTGGGCATGACCAACTATCCGTTCCAGACTCTGGACGACTTCGACGACCTGGAGGTCTCGGGCCGCTGGCGCGACGTGAAGCATCGGGTCTCGGAAGAAGAATACCTGGCCAACGCCCGGGCCATGGGCCGCGACAACAGCCGCACGCCGATGCAGTGGACGGCGGGCCCTAGTGGCGGCTTCACGACGGGGCGACCATGGCTGGCGGTCAATCCGAATACGGCGGCGATCAACGCCGAGGACCAGGCCGCGCGGCCGGATTCGGTGCTGGCCCACACCCGCGCCCTGATCGCCTGGCGGCGCGGTTGCGTCGACCTGCGCGAGGGCGACTACCGCGACATCGACCCCGACCATGAGCAGGTCTTCGCCTACCGCCGGGGCGGCCTACTGGTGCTGCTGAACTTCGGACGGGACACGGTGCGCTACGCCGTTCCCGCCGAACATCCGATCTCGGGCGTCGCCTTCGGAGCCGCCGGGATCGAGGCCCAGACCGTCACTCTGGACGGCTGGACCTCGGCGATCCTGACGGTAGGGGCCGGCTAG
- a CDS encoding nuclear transport factor 2 family protein produces MSTTIETLLTRNLHEVFGEPDPAKRAIAIQALYAPDSVFSDPHGHYVGHRVLEEAVAALHAKLPGHVFTVISGPDVLRDSGRLAWAFGPPEDPRRVTGLDVAVVKDGRIAALYTFLDAPRAEG; encoded by the coding sequence ATGTCGACGACCATCGAAACCCTGCTGACCCGCAACCTCCACGAGGTGTTCGGCGAGCCCGATCCGGCCAAGCGCGCGATCGCGATCCAGGCGCTGTACGCCCCCGACAGCGTTTTCTCCGATCCGCATGGCCACTATGTCGGCCATCGCGTCTTGGAGGAGGCGGTCGCGGCGCTTCACGCCAAGCTGCCCGGCCATGTCTTCACGGTGATTAGCGGTCCCGACGTGCTGCGGGACAGCGGCCGCCTGGCCTGGGCCTTCGGGCCGCCGGAGGATCCCCGGCGGGTCACGGGCCTTGACGTCGCCGTGGTGAAGGACGGCCGGATCGCGGCGCTCTACACGTTCCTGGATGCGCCTCGCGCCGAGGGCTAG
- a CDS encoding SDR family oxidoreductase: MTGKFDNKVVVVTGGTSGIGLATAKQFAAEGASVFITGRRQAELDAAVKAIGGKTVGVRADMSKLADIDRLYDAVQQRHAQIDALFANAGGGDMLPLGAITEEQYEDIFGRNVKGVIFTVQKALPLLRDGASVILTGSTTASTGTANFSVYSASKAAVRNLARSWTLDLKDRGIRVNVVSPGPIRTPGLVELAGTDPAAQQGLLDYMASQVPIGRVAEPDEVAKAVLFLASEDSAFMAGSELAIDGGVAQV, translated from the coding sequence ATGACCGGCAAGTTCGACAACAAGGTGGTGGTGGTGACCGGCGGCACCAGCGGGATCGGCCTGGCCACCGCCAAGCAGTTCGCGGCAGAGGGCGCGAGCGTCTTCATCACCGGCCGCCGTCAGGCCGAGCTGGACGCGGCGGTCAAGGCGATCGGCGGCAAGACGGTGGGCGTGCGGGCCGACATGTCCAAGCTGGCCGACATCGACCGCCTCTACGACGCCGTGCAGCAGCGCCACGCCCAGATCGACGCCCTGTTCGCCAACGCCGGCGGCGGCGACATGCTGCCGCTGGGCGCGATCACCGAGGAACAGTACGAGGACATCTTCGGCCGCAACGTGAAGGGCGTGATCTTCACCGTGCAGAAGGCGCTGCCGCTGCTGCGCGACGGAGCCAGCGTGATCCTGACGGGTTCGACCACGGCCAGCACCGGCACGGCCAATTTCAGCGTCTATAGCGCCTCCAAGGCCGCCGTGCGCAACCTGGCCCGCAGCTGGACCCTGGACCTCAAGGATCGTGGTATCCGCGTCAACGTGGTCAGCCCCGGACCGATCCGGACCCCGGGTCTGGTCGAGCTGGCCGGCACGGATCCCGCCGCGCAGCAGGGCCTACTGGACTACATGGCCAGCCAGGTGCCGATCGGCCGCGTCGCCGAGCCGGACGAGGTGGCCAAGGCCGTGCTGTTCCTGGCCTCGGAAGACTCCGCCTTCATGGCCGGCTCGGAACTGGCCATCGACGGCGGCGTGGCCCAGGTCTAG